From the Takifugu flavidus isolate HTHZ2018 chromosome 12, ASM371156v2, whole genome shotgun sequence genome, one window contains:
- the si:ch211-136a13.1 gene encoding HHIP-like protein 1 isoform X2 has translation MKTPWAQRQLIMTPRIQELHFTLIAHRILHMLILLLLARWGYSHPQCLDYKPPFQPQQPLVFCKEYSKFGCCDLQKDEEIRIRFYTIMENFDHSGYVTCSRYIHSILCQECSPYAAHLYDAEDANTPMRILPGLCGNYCADYWHRCRYTMSLLLEDLGVLHQYANITMAIEEDRKRFCDFLELKDKQYCYPNVLTSADDGTHRFFVAEQLGYVWVYLPNGSRIDRPFLNLTHAVLTSPWAGDERGFLCIALHPRFTTVRKAYVYYSVSVNKEERIRISEFTLSPHDDNQLDHSSERTILEVTEPASNHNGGQLLFGHDGYLYIFIGDGGRAGDPFGKFGNSQNKSTLLGKALRVDVEDNDDAPPYSIPWDNPFLWEKETRPEIYAYGVRNMWRCSIDRGDPVTGGGRGRMFCGDVGQNKYEEVDIIVKGGNYGWRAKEGFSCYDRKLCQNSSLDDILPIFAYPHKLGKSVTGGYVYRGCEMPNLNGLYIFGDFMSGRLMSLKENVTTGEWKYNEICMGRDQICRFPKLINSFYKYIISFAEDEAGELYFLATGAPSATTRAGFIYKIVDPSRRAPPGKCSIKPLPVKIKGKLIPFRPKAEFVINKKPTTTAAPMTTRKPTTATKMPRKTHIIVKPPMPKRDKTPPSSLPSPTTATSKMRQTPTSATITKAPTTVQKATTPATTTHTGYRTTITTASRVAQTTTPPTRTHGRTFKYSPSTTFQPPASSTPPSAPTKAPQVPQPTEHYPGLTTQQPPYWAQVSTPSSYKRPFIHTTPHKLQEDKMRLGEKLETAGEGNQLLKRPRGRGRGTKRGRGLRAGSVRLVSTDGLPNRGRVEIFVRGQWGTVCDDLFTSKAGTVVCRQLGFKTALAVLKRAAFGEADGSVRILLDDVECEGQERSLLDCKRSRVGKHNCSHAEDVGVICG, from the exons TTCAGGTTATGTAACCTGTAGCAGATACATACACAGCATTCTTTGCCAG GAATGTTCTCCATATGCTGCCCACTTATATGATGCCGAAGACGCTAACACCCCGATGCGAATACTCCCTGGACTATGTGGGAACTACTGTGCTGACTACTGGCACCGGTGTCGATACACCATGAGCCTCCTCTTGGAGGACTTGGGGGTCCTGCATCAGTATGCAAACATTACAATGGCCATAGAAGAAGACCGCAAAAGGTTCTGTGACTTTCTGGAGCTAAAAGATAAGCAGTACTGCTATCCTAATGTTCTTACAAGTGCAG ATGATGGAACTCACCGGTTCTTCGTGGCAGAACAATTGGGTTACGTGTGGGTGTATCTTCCAAATGGCTCCAGGATCGACCGTCCTTTCCTCAATCTCACCCACGCTGTCCTCACATCACCCTGGGCTGGAGATGAGAGGGGATTCCTTTGCATAGCTCTACACCCAAG GTTCACCACGGTCAGAAAAGCCTATGTGTACTACTCTGTGTCTGTGAACAAGGAGGAGAGGATCAGAATCAGCGAATTCACTCTGTCACCGCACGATGACAATCAGCTGGACCACTCCTCTGAAAG aaccatcCTTGAAGTAACTGAGCCAGCTTCTAATCACAATGGAGGACAGCTTCTTTTTGGACATGATGGATATCTGTATATTTTCATTGGTGATGGAGGTCGAGCAGGAGACCCATTTGGAAAGTTTGGCAACTCACAGAACAA GTCCACCCTGCTGGGCAAAGCGCTCCGAGTTGACGTTGAGGACAACGATGACGCCCCCCCGTACAGCATACCATGGGACAACCCTTTTTTGTGGGAGAAAGAAACACGACCTG AGATTTATGCCTATGGAGTCCGCAACATGTGGCGTTGCTCCATTGACCGAGGGGACCCGGTGACGGGTGGAGGCAGAGGGCGAATGTTTTGTGGTGACGTAGGGCAGAACAAATACGAAGAGGTGGACATCATTGTTAAAG GAGGCAACTATGGATGGAGAGCTAAAGAAGGTTTCAGCTGCTATGACCGAAAACTCTGTCAAAACTCTTCACTAG ATGACATCTTACCTATATTTGCCTACCCCCACAAGCTGGGGAAGTCAGTTACCGGTGGATATGTGTACAGAGGTTGTGAGATGCCCAACCTTAACGGCCTCTACATCTTTGGGGATTTTATGAGTGG ACGTTTGATGTCTCTGAAGGAGAACGTCACCACCGGGGAATGGAAGTACAACGAGATCTGCATGGGGAGGGACCAAATCTGCCGATTCCCAAAACTGATCAACAGCTTCTATAAATACATCATCTCATTTGCTGAGGACGAAGCAG GTGAACTGTATTTCTTAGCCACAGGAGCCCCGAGTGCCACTACCAGAGCTGGCTTCATCTATAAGATAGTAGACCCATCCAG GAGAGCACCTCCAGGGAAATGCAGCATCAAACCCTTACCAGtgaagataaaaggaaaactgatTCCCTTCCGTCCAAAAGCAG AGTTTGTAATCAACAAGAAGCCGACAACCACAGCGGCACCAATGACGACAAGAAAACCCACAACTGCAACGAAGATGCCAAGAAAAACACATATAATAGTCAAACCGCCGATGCCAAAAAGAGATAAAACCCCCCCCAGCTCACTCCCATCACCGACAACTGCAACAAGCAAAATGAGACAAacaccaacatcagcaacaatcaCAAAAGCACCAACAACTGTCCAGAAGGCAACAACCCCTGCCACAACCACCCACACTG GTTATCGCACAACCATCACGACTGCCTCTAGGGTTGCTCAAACTACAACTCCTCCAACAAGGACACATGGGAGAACTTTTAAGTACTCACCTTCTACCACCTTCCAACCACCTGCAAGTTCAACACCACCTTCAGCTCCAACTAAAGCCCCTCAGGTGCCTCAGCCCACTGAACATTACCCAGGTCTTACCACCCAACAGCCACCATATTGGGCCCAGGTATCCACACCTTCGAGCTACAAACGGCCATTTATTCATACAACGCCACACAAGTTGCAAGAGGACAAGATGAGACTTGGAGAGAAGCTGGAAACTGCAGGTGAGGGTAACCAGTTACTTAAAAGGCCCAGAGGAAGAGGTAGAGGTAccaaaagaggaagagggctTCGAGCTGGATCAGTGCGACTCGTTAGCACAGATGGTTTACCCAATCGAGGCAGGGTTGAGATTTTTGTCCGTGGTCAATGGGGGACTGTCTGTGACGACCTTTTCACATCCAAAGCTGGCACTGTAGTGTGTCGGCAGCTGGGCTTCAAAACCGCCTTGGCGGTATTGAAGCGAGCTGCATTTGGAGAGGCAGATGGCAGCGTCCGGATCCTGCTGGATGACGTGGAGTGTGAGGGCCAAGAGAGATCTCTGCTGGACTGCAAGAGATCAAGAGTTGGGAAACACAACTGCTCGCATGCAGAAGATGTTGGTGTGATCTGTGGTTAG
- the si:ch211-136a13.1 gene encoding HHIP-like protein 1 isoform X1 yields MKTPWAQRQLIMTPRIQELHFTLIAHRILHMLILLLLARWGYSHPQCLDYKPPFQPQQPLVFCKEYSKFGCCDLQKDEEIRIRFYTIMENFDHSGYVTCSRYIHSILCQECSPYAAHLYDAEDANTPMRILPGLCGNYCADYWHRCRYTMSLLLEDLGVLHQYANITMAIEEDRKRFCDFLELKDKQYCYPNVLTSAELNANLGFVRENPKGCLELCLQEVANGLRNPVAMIHADDGTHRFFVAEQLGYVWVYLPNGSRIDRPFLNLTHAVLTSPWAGDERGFLCIALHPRFTTVRKAYVYYSVSVNKEERIRISEFTLSPHDDNQLDHSSERTILEVTEPASNHNGGQLLFGHDGYLYIFIGDGGRAGDPFGKFGNSQNKSTLLGKALRVDVEDNDDAPPYSIPWDNPFLWEKETRPEIYAYGVRNMWRCSIDRGDPVTGGGRGRMFCGDVGQNKYEEVDIIVKGGNYGWRAKEGFSCYDRKLCQNSSLDDILPIFAYPHKLGKSVTGGYVYRGCEMPNLNGLYIFGDFMSGRLMSLKENVTTGEWKYNEICMGRDQICRFPKLINSFYKYIISFAEDEAGELYFLATGAPSATTRAGFIYKIVDPSRRAPPGKCSIKPLPVKIKGKLIPFRPKAEFVINKKPTTTAAPMTTRKPTTATKMPRKTHIIVKPPMPKRDKTPPSSLPSPTTATSKMRQTPTSATITKAPTTVQKATTPATTTHTGYRTTITTASRVAQTTTPPTRTHGRTFKYSPSTTFQPPASSTPPSAPTKAPQVPQPTEHYPGLTTQQPPYWAQVSTPSSYKRPFIHTTPHKLQEDKMRLGEKLETAGEGNQLLKRPRGRGRGTKRGRGLRAGSVRLVSTDGLPNRGRVEIFVRGQWGTVCDDLFTSKAGTVVCRQLGFKTALAVLKRAAFGEADGSVRILLDDVECEGQERSLLDCKRSRVGKHNCSHAEDVGVICG; encoded by the exons TTCAGGTTATGTAACCTGTAGCAGATACATACACAGCATTCTTTGCCAG GAATGTTCTCCATATGCTGCCCACTTATATGATGCCGAAGACGCTAACACCCCGATGCGAATACTCCCTGGACTATGTGGGAACTACTGTGCTGACTACTGGCACCGGTGTCGATACACCATGAGCCTCCTCTTGGAGGACTTGGGGGTCCTGCATCAGTATGCAAACATTACAATGGCCATAGAAGAAGACCGCAAAAGGTTCTGTGACTTTCTGGAGCTAAAAGATAAGCAGTACTGCTATCCTAATGTTCTTACAAGTGCAG AGCTAAATGCTAACCTTGGTTTTGTACGGGAGAATCCTAAAGGATGTCTAGAGTTGTGTCTACAGGAAGTGGCCAATGGGCTCCGTAACCCTGTGGCCATGATCCATGCAGATGATGGAACTCACCGGTTCTTCGTGGCAGAACAATTGGGTTACGTGTGGGTGTATCTTCCAAATGGCTCCAGGATCGACCGTCCTTTCCTCAATCTCACCCACGCTGTCCTCACATCACCCTGGGCTGGAGATGAGAGGGGATTCCTTTGCATAGCTCTACACCCAAG GTTCACCACGGTCAGAAAAGCCTATGTGTACTACTCTGTGTCTGTGAACAAGGAGGAGAGGATCAGAATCAGCGAATTCACTCTGTCACCGCACGATGACAATCAGCTGGACCACTCCTCTGAAAG aaccatcCTTGAAGTAACTGAGCCAGCTTCTAATCACAATGGAGGACAGCTTCTTTTTGGACATGATGGATATCTGTATATTTTCATTGGTGATGGAGGTCGAGCAGGAGACCCATTTGGAAAGTTTGGCAACTCACAGAACAA GTCCACCCTGCTGGGCAAAGCGCTCCGAGTTGACGTTGAGGACAACGATGACGCCCCCCCGTACAGCATACCATGGGACAACCCTTTTTTGTGGGAGAAAGAAACACGACCTG AGATTTATGCCTATGGAGTCCGCAACATGTGGCGTTGCTCCATTGACCGAGGGGACCCGGTGACGGGTGGAGGCAGAGGGCGAATGTTTTGTGGTGACGTAGGGCAGAACAAATACGAAGAGGTGGACATCATTGTTAAAG GAGGCAACTATGGATGGAGAGCTAAAGAAGGTTTCAGCTGCTATGACCGAAAACTCTGTCAAAACTCTTCACTAG ATGACATCTTACCTATATTTGCCTACCCCCACAAGCTGGGGAAGTCAGTTACCGGTGGATATGTGTACAGAGGTTGTGAGATGCCCAACCTTAACGGCCTCTACATCTTTGGGGATTTTATGAGTGG ACGTTTGATGTCTCTGAAGGAGAACGTCACCACCGGGGAATGGAAGTACAACGAGATCTGCATGGGGAGGGACCAAATCTGCCGATTCCCAAAACTGATCAACAGCTTCTATAAATACATCATCTCATTTGCTGAGGACGAAGCAG GTGAACTGTATTTCTTAGCCACAGGAGCCCCGAGTGCCACTACCAGAGCTGGCTTCATCTATAAGATAGTAGACCCATCCAG GAGAGCACCTCCAGGGAAATGCAGCATCAAACCCTTACCAGtgaagataaaaggaaaactgatTCCCTTCCGTCCAAAAGCAG AGTTTGTAATCAACAAGAAGCCGACAACCACAGCGGCACCAATGACGACAAGAAAACCCACAACTGCAACGAAGATGCCAAGAAAAACACATATAATAGTCAAACCGCCGATGCCAAAAAGAGATAAAACCCCCCCCAGCTCACTCCCATCACCGACAACTGCAACAAGCAAAATGAGACAAacaccaacatcagcaacaatcaCAAAAGCACCAACAACTGTCCAGAAGGCAACAACCCCTGCCACAACCACCCACACTG GTTATCGCACAACCATCACGACTGCCTCTAGGGTTGCTCAAACTACAACTCCTCCAACAAGGACACATGGGAGAACTTTTAAGTACTCACCTTCTACCACCTTCCAACCACCTGCAAGTTCAACACCACCTTCAGCTCCAACTAAAGCCCCTCAGGTGCCTCAGCCCACTGAACATTACCCAGGTCTTACCACCCAACAGCCACCATATTGGGCCCAGGTATCCACACCTTCGAGCTACAAACGGCCATTTATTCATACAACGCCACACAAGTTGCAAGAGGACAAGATGAGACTTGGAGAGAAGCTGGAAACTGCAGGTGAGGGTAACCAGTTACTTAAAAGGCCCAGAGGAAGAGGTAGAGGTAccaaaagaggaagagggctTCGAGCTGGATCAGTGCGACTCGTTAGCACAGATGGTTTACCCAATCGAGGCAGGGTTGAGATTTTTGTCCGTGGTCAATGGGGGACTGTCTGTGACGACCTTTTCACATCCAAAGCTGGCACTGTAGTGTGTCGGCAGCTGGGCTTCAAAACCGCCTTGGCGGTATTGAAGCGAGCTGCATTTGGAGAGGCAGATGGCAGCGTCCGGATCCTGCTGGATGACGTGGAGTGTGAGGGCCAAGAGAGATCTCTGCTGGACTGCAAGAGATCAAGAGTTGGGAAACACAACTGCTCGCATGCAGAAGATGTTGGTGTGATCTGTGGTTAG
- the si:ch211-136a13.1 gene encoding HHIP-like protein 1 isoform X3, producing the protein MRILPGLCGNYCADYWHRCRYTMSLLLEDLGVLHQYANITMAIEEDRKRFCDFLELKDKQYCYPNVLTSAELNANLGFVRENPKGCLELCLQEVANGLRNPVAMIHADDGTHRFFVAEQLGYVWVYLPNGSRIDRPFLNLTHAVLTSPWAGDERGFLCIALHPRFTTVRKAYVYYSVSVNKEERIRISEFTLSPHDDNQLDHSSERTILEVTEPASNHNGGQLLFGHDGYLYIFIGDGGRAGDPFGKFGNSQNKSTLLGKALRVDVEDNDDAPPYSIPWDNPFLWEKETRPEIYAYGVRNMWRCSIDRGDPVTGGGRGRMFCGDVGQNKYEEVDIIVKGGNYGWRAKEGFSCYDRKLCQNSSLDDILPIFAYPHKLGKSVTGGYVYRGCEMPNLNGLYIFGDFMSGRLMSLKENVTTGEWKYNEICMGRDQICRFPKLINSFYKYIISFAEDEAGELYFLATGAPSATTRAGFIYKIVDPSRRAPPGKCSIKPLPVKIKGKLIPFRPKAEFVINKKPTTTAAPMTTRKPTTATKMPRKTHIIVKPPMPKRDKTPPSSLPSPTTATSKMRQTPTSATITKAPTTVQKATTPATTTHTGYRTTITTASRVAQTTTPPTRTHGRTFKYSPSTTFQPPASSTPPSAPTKAPQVPQPTEHYPGLTTQQPPYWAQVSTPSSYKRPFIHTTPHKLQEDKMRLGEKLETAGEGNQLLKRPRGRGRGTKRGRGLRAGSVRLVSTDGLPNRGRVEIFVRGQWGTVCDDLFTSKAGTVVCRQLGFKTALAVLKRAAFGEADGSVRILLDDVECEGQERSLLDCKRSRVGKHNCSHAEDVGVICG; encoded by the exons ATGCGAATACTCCCTGGACTATGTGGGAACTACTGTGCTGACTACTGGCACCGGTGTCGATACACCATGAGCCTCCTCTTGGAGGACTTGGGGGTCCTGCATCAGTATGCAAACATTACAATGGCCATAGAAGAAGACCGCAAAAGGTTCTGTGACTTTCTGGAGCTAAAAGATAAGCAGTACTGCTATCCTAATGTTCTTACAAGTGCAG AGCTAAATGCTAACCTTGGTTTTGTACGGGAGAATCCTAAAGGATGTCTAGAGTTGTGTCTACAGGAAGTGGCCAATGGGCTCCGTAACCCTGTGGCCATGATCCATGCAGATGATGGAACTCACCGGTTCTTCGTGGCAGAACAATTGGGTTACGTGTGGGTGTATCTTCCAAATGGCTCCAGGATCGACCGTCCTTTCCTCAATCTCACCCACGCTGTCCTCACATCACCCTGGGCTGGAGATGAGAGGGGATTCCTTTGCATAGCTCTACACCCAAG GTTCACCACGGTCAGAAAAGCCTATGTGTACTACTCTGTGTCTGTGAACAAGGAGGAGAGGATCAGAATCAGCGAATTCACTCTGTCACCGCACGATGACAATCAGCTGGACCACTCCTCTGAAAG aaccatcCTTGAAGTAACTGAGCCAGCTTCTAATCACAATGGAGGACAGCTTCTTTTTGGACATGATGGATATCTGTATATTTTCATTGGTGATGGAGGTCGAGCAGGAGACCCATTTGGAAAGTTTGGCAACTCACAGAACAA GTCCACCCTGCTGGGCAAAGCGCTCCGAGTTGACGTTGAGGACAACGATGACGCCCCCCCGTACAGCATACCATGGGACAACCCTTTTTTGTGGGAGAAAGAAACACGACCTG AGATTTATGCCTATGGAGTCCGCAACATGTGGCGTTGCTCCATTGACCGAGGGGACCCGGTGACGGGTGGAGGCAGAGGGCGAATGTTTTGTGGTGACGTAGGGCAGAACAAATACGAAGAGGTGGACATCATTGTTAAAG GAGGCAACTATGGATGGAGAGCTAAAGAAGGTTTCAGCTGCTATGACCGAAAACTCTGTCAAAACTCTTCACTAG ATGACATCTTACCTATATTTGCCTACCCCCACAAGCTGGGGAAGTCAGTTACCGGTGGATATGTGTACAGAGGTTGTGAGATGCCCAACCTTAACGGCCTCTACATCTTTGGGGATTTTATGAGTGG ACGTTTGATGTCTCTGAAGGAGAACGTCACCACCGGGGAATGGAAGTACAACGAGATCTGCATGGGGAGGGACCAAATCTGCCGATTCCCAAAACTGATCAACAGCTTCTATAAATACATCATCTCATTTGCTGAGGACGAAGCAG GTGAACTGTATTTCTTAGCCACAGGAGCCCCGAGTGCCACTACCAGAGCTGGCTTCATCTATAAGATAGTAGACCCATCCAG GAGAGCACCTCCAGGGAAATGCAGCATCAAACCCTTACCAGtgaagataaaaggaaaactgatTCCCTTCCGTCCAAAAGCAG AGTTTGTAATCAACAAGAAGCCGACAACCACAGCGGCACCAATGACGACAAGAAAACCCACAACTGCAACGAAGATGCCAAGAAAAACACATATAATAGTCAAACCGCCGATGCCAAAAAGAGATAAAACCCCCCCCAGCTCACTCCCATCACCGACAACTGCAACAAGCAAAATGAGACAAacaccaacatcagcaacaatcaCAAAAGCACCAACAACTGTCCAGAAGGCAACAACCCCTGCCACAACCACCCACACTG GTTATCGCACAACCATCACGACTGCCTCTAGGGTTGCTCAAACTACAACTCCTCCAACAAGGACACATGGGAGAACTTTTAAGTACTCACCTTCTACCACCTTCCAACCACCTGCAAGTTCAACACCACCTTCAGCTCCAACTAAAGCCCCTCAGGTGCCTCAGCCCACTGAACATTACCCAGGTCTTACCACCCAACAGCCACCATATTGGGCCCAGGTATCCACACCTTCGAGCTACAAACGGCCATTTATTCATACAACGCCACACAAGTTGCAAGAGGACAAGATGAGACTTGGAGAGAAGCTGGAAACTGCAGGTGAGGGTAACCAGTTACTTAAAAGGCCCAGAGGAAGAGGTAGAGGTAccaaaagaggaagagggctTCGAGCTGGATCAGTGCGACTCGTTAGCACAGATGGTTTACCCAATCGAGGCAGGGTTGAGATTTTTGTCCGTGGTCAATGGGGGACTGTCTGTGACGACCTTTTCACATCCAAAGCTGGCACTGTAGTGTGTCGGCAGCTGGGCTTCAAAACCGCCTTGGCGGTATTGAAGCGAGCTGCATTTGGAGAGGCAGATGGCAGCGTCCGGATCCTGCTGGATGACGTGGAGTGTGAGGGCCAAGAGAGATCTCTGCTGGACTGCAAGAGATCAAGAGTTGGGAAACACAACTGCTCGCATGCAGAAGATGTTGGTGTGATCTGTGGTTAG